From the Leptotrichia sp. oral taxon 221 genome, one window contains:
- a CDS encoding GH25 family lysozyme has translation MIKTLLKFLKILLFTIIFGGIVTCLELSGYVYHNDILAKMLGFKVQGLDISHHQERVNWTKVDGNKYKFIIMKATEGQNFLDSDFSYNWNNARLNGFTVGAYHFFSMLSSGTAQADFYISKVPYSERTLPPIIDLEIPTKYPKEQVLKELKDMTDKLEKQYKKRVIFYVTYYTYEAYIKGEFPNNKLWIRDIKFIPNLEEYDRWVIWQVSNRGRVFGIPGFTDKNVLRGDSIEKLIKESQIK, from the coding sequence ATGATAAAAACTTTATTAAAATTTTTAAAAATTTTGTTATTTACAATAATTTTTGGAGGAATTGTTACTTGTTTAGAACTAAGTGGATATGTATATCATAATGATATTCTAGCAAAAATGCTTGGATTCAAAGTACAAGGACTTGATATATCTCACCATCAAGAAAGAGTAAATTGGACAAAAGTTGATGGTAATAAATATAAATTCATTATTATGAAGGCGACGGAGGGACAAAATTTTTTAGATTCAGATTTTTCGTATAATTGGAATAATGCTCGATTAAATGGGTTTACAGTAGGAGCATATCACTTTTTCTCAATGCTTAGTAGTGGAACTGCTCAAGCAGATTTTTATATAAGTAAAGTTCCTTACTCTGAAAGAACATTACCTCCAATTATAGATTTAGAAATACCAACAAAATATCCAAAAGAACAAGTTTTAAAAGAGTTAAAGGATATGACTGACAAGTTGGAGAAACAATATAAAAAGAGAGTAATTTTTTATGTGACATATTATACATATGAAGCGTACATAAAAGGAGAATTTCCAAATAATAAGTTGTGGATTAGAGATATAAAATTTATACCGAATTTAGAAGAATATGATAGATGGGTGATTTGGCAAGTTTCTAATAGAGGAAGAGTTTTTGGAATACCAGGATTCACTGATAAAAATGTACTTAGAGGAGATTCTATAGAAAAATTGATAAAAGAGAGTCAAATAAAATAA
- the serS gene encoding serine--tRNA ligase: MLELRYIRENVDKVREYLKNRNSDFDLDSLIKLDEERRNILQEVEVLKKERNESSSLIGKYKQEGKDATELLNRMQEVSAKIKELDQKVAEIEEKQKVLTYTIPNKLHESTPIGKDEDDNVEIRKWGTPREFDFEPKSHDELGVNLGILDFERGAKLGGSRFTVYKNAAARLERALIAFMIDVHTQEEDFEEIFTPQLVKKEMMVGTGQLPKFAEDAYKIEGEEMYLIPTAEVTLTNLHNGEILDEEELPKHYCGYTACFRKEAGSGGRDLKGLIRQHQFNKVEMVKIVKPETSYDELESMVNSAEKILQKLNLPYRVISLCSGDIGFSAAKTYDLEVWVPSQNKYREISSCSNTEDFQARRAMIKYRDKETKKSHFVHTLNGSGLAVGRTLLAIMENYQQDDGSIVIPEVLVPYMGGMTVIK, translated from the coding sequence ATGTTAGAATTAAGATATATAAGAGAAAATGTTGACAAAGTTAGAGAATATTTAAAAAATAGAAATAGTGATTTTGATTTGGATTCTTTAATTAAATTAGATGAAGAAAGAAGAAATATTTTACAAGAAGTAGAAGTATTGAAAAAAGAGAGAAACGAATCAAGTTCTTTAATTGGAAAATATAAACAAGAAGGAAAAGATGCAACAGAATTATTAAATAGAATGCAAGAAGTTAGTGCAAAAATAAAAGAGTTAGACCAAAAAGTAGCTGAAATTGAAGAGAAACAAAAAGTGTTAACTTATACTATTCCTAACAAATTACATGAATCAACTCCGATTGGGAAAGATGAAGACGACAATGTTGAAATTAGAAAATGGGGAACTCCAAGAGAATTTGATTTTGAGCCAAAATCTCATGATGAATTGGGAGTTAATCTTGGAATTTTAGATTTTGAAAGAGGTGCAAAATTAGGTGGTTCAAGATTTACAGTTTATAAAAATGCAGCTGCTAGATTAGAAAGAGCGTTAATTGCTTTTATGATTGATGTTCACACTCAAGAAGAGGATTTTGAAGAAATTTTCACACCACAGCTTGTAAAAAAAGAAATGATGGTTGGAACTGGACAACTTCCTAAATTTGCTGAAGATGCTTATAAAATCGAAGGGGAAGAAATGTATTTAATCCCAACAGCAGAAGTAACACTTACAAATTTACACAATGGAGAAATTTTAGACGAAGAAGAATTGCCTAAACATTATTGCGGATATACGGCTTGTTTTAGAAAAGAAGCTGGTTCAGGTGGACGTGATTTAAAAGGACTAATTCGTCAACATCAATTTAATAAAGTTGAAATGGTAAAAATTGTAAAACCTGAAACTTCTTATGATGAACTTGAATCAATGGTAAACAGTGCAGAAAAAATCTTACAAAAATTGAATTTACCATACAGAGTGATTTCACTTTGTAGTGGAGATATAGGATTTAGTGCTGCTAAAACTTATGATTTGGAAGTTTGGGTGCCTAGCCAAAATAAATATAGAGAAATTTCATCTTGCTCAAATACAGAAGATTTCCAAGCAAGAAGAGCTATGATTAAATATCGTGATAAAGAAACGAAAAAAAGTCATTTTGTACACACATTAAATGGTTCAGGACTTGCAGTAGGAAGAACTTTATTGGCAATTATGGAAAATTACCAACAAGATGATGGAAGTATTGTAATTCCTGAAGTTTTAGTACCTTATATGGGTGGAATGACGGTAATTAAATAA
- the lpxK gene encoding tetraacyldisaccharide 4'-kinase: MKILSLIYGFIVFVRNKLYDWNILKSKKVDGVEVICIGNIVVGGSGKTPAVQYFCKKYLAEGKKVGILSRGYKGKRENDLLLVRDESGILASALESGDEAFLHSLSLPVPVVVCSNRYEGAKYLKEKCGVEVVIMDDGFQHRKLLKDKNIVLIDATNPFGGDNYLPKGRLRESVNELKRADEIIITKSNYVNPENIEKIKSRIKKYGKKIFVATFEGDYFYDNLERKYSLNEIKDKKVLIFSSIANPNVFYNTIEKLKPASIKQVTFDDHHAYTESEIENLSKEAKKYDYLLTTEKDIVKVNREIPNLLVLKMKFNII, translated from the coding sequence ATGAAAATATTGTCTTTAATATATGGATTTATTGTTTTTGTGCGAAATAAACTTTATGATTGGAATATTTTGAAATCAAAAAAAGTTGATGGTGTGGAAGTCATTTGTATTGGAAATATTGTTGTGGGAGGTTCAGGGAAAACACCTGCAGTACAGTATTTTTGTAAGAAATATTTGGCAGAAGGCAAGAAAGTTGGTATTTTGAGTAGAGGGTATAAAGGTAAAAGAGAGAATGATTTGCTTTTAGTGAGAGATGAAAGTGGAATACTTGCAAGTGCTTTAGAATCAGGTGATGAAGCATTTTTACATTCGTTAAGTTTGCCAGTTCCAGTAGTTGTTTGCAGTAATCGTTATGAGGGTGCAAAATATTTGAAGGAAAAATGTGGTGTGGAAGTTGTAATTATGGATGATGGCTTTCAACATAGAAAATTATTGAAGGATAAAAATATCGTATTAATTGATGCGACAAATCCGTTTGGTGGTGATAATTATTTGCCAAAAGGAAGATTGAGAGAATCGGTAAACGAGCTAAAAAGAGCTGATGAAATAATTATTACAAAAAGTAATTATGTCAATCCAGAAAATATAGAAAAAATCAAGTCAAGAATTAAAAAGTATGGTAAAAAAATTTTTGTTGCAACTTTTGAAGGAGATTATTTTTATGATAATTTAGAGAGAAAGTATAGTCTTAATGAAATAAAAGATAAAAAAGTATTGATTTTTTCATCAATTGCTAATCCGAATGTTTTTTACAATACTATAGAAAAATTGAAACCTGCTTCGATAAAACAAGTAACCTTCGATGACCATCATGCGTATACTGAAAGTGAAATTGAAAATTTATCAAAAGAAGCCAAGAAATACGATTATTTGTTGACGACAGAAAAAGATATTGTGAAAGTTAATAGAGAAATACCAAATTTGTTAGTTTTGAAAATGAAATTTAATATTATTTAG
- the whiA gene encoding DNA-binding protein WhiA, with amino-acid sequence MSYSAVLKREIFNKEITSKEEKYAELFGIFSAKKSFKKKGIHFSTENVSLAKRVYSNLRDVTKMDIQIKYQVDKKLGTHKIYEVISLVTKNSEKEYKHLLNKMLSLKNFFEKKTEEQLAGIIRGFFLSCGYVKSPEKGYALDFFVDTEDSATYLYYLFKNMKKRVFQTDKKNKSLVYLRNSEDILDIIFLIGGVTSFFEFEEVIVNKEIRNRINRNINWEIANETKKLSASEKQIKMINFIEEKLGLENLTDVLKETAYLRLENGDLSLQELADLMEISKSGIKNRFRRLETVYKSLVEESQSEN; translated from the coding sequence TTGTCTTATTCAGCTGTTCTCAAAAGAGAAATTTTTAATAAAGAAATTACTAGTAAAGAAGAAAAATATGCAGAATTATTTGGGATTTTTAGTGCAAAAAAGTCTTTTAAAAAGAAGGGAATTCATTTTAGCACAGAAAATGTTTCGTTAGCAAAAAGAGTTTACTCTAATTTGAGAGATGTGACAAAAATGGATATACAAATAAAATATCAAGTTGATAAAAAATTAGGGACACATAAAATTTATGAAGTTATTTCTTTAGTAACTAAAAATTCTGAGAAAGAGTATAAGCATTTATTGAATAAAATGCTGTCATTAAAAAACTTTTTTGAGAAGAAAACAGAAGAACAACTTGCAGGAATAATAAGAGGTTTCTTTTTGAGTTGTGGTTATGTAAAATCACCTGAAAAAGGGTATGCGCTGGATTTTTTTGTAGATACGGAAGATTCAGCTACATATCTATATTATTTATTTAAAAATATGAAAAAGAGGGTTTTTCAGACAGATAAAAAAAATAAAAGTTTGGTTTATTTGAGAAATTCTGAAGATATTTTGGATATAATATTTTTGATTGGAGGAGTTACTTCTTTTTTTGAGTTTGAAGAAGTGATTGTGAATAAAGAGATTCGTAATAGAATTAATCGAAATATAAACTGGGAAATTGCTAATGAAACGAAAAAATTATCAGCTTCAGAAAAACAAATAAAAATGATTAATTTTATTGAGGAAAAATTAGGATTAGAGAATTTGACAGATGTGTTGAAGGAAACTGCATATTTGCGATTGGAAAATGGAGATTTATCGTTGCAAGAATTAGCAGATTTAATGGAAATTTCTAAATCGGGAATAAAAAATAGATTTAGGAGATTGGAAACAGTTTATAAAAGTTTAGTAGAAGAAAGTCAGAGTGAAAATTAA
- a CDS encoding toxin-antitoxin system YwqK family antitoxin, with protein MKIRRKIFLISSMIFMSAVSYGKDVFANYGVSFGKINLTQTTVIDNNDFKRIDGQTYQITGSGNYRIMDQGGRRLNVTLNQGVLDGVYEEYYANGNLYTTGRYVNGKKEVEWTVYSENGRVWKKYQYKNDNLNGRYVSYYGNTGMQEIVGDYLDGKATGTWTYYFQNGSIEKRENYVDGKKNGLFTEWYSNGNKKSEINYVDGEVNGKVTVYYSNGRVFYEGNLQGSSGSIKGYYTDGSLGFSGNLINRKRTGTWTYYTKSGSSRTVNY; from the coding sequence ATGAAAATAAGAAGAAAAATATTTTTAATATCGAGTATGATTTTTATGTCAGCAGTATCATATGGGAAAGATGTATTTGCAAATTATGGAGTAAGTTTTGGGAAAATAAATTTGACACAAACTACGGTGATTGATAACAATGATTTTAAAAGAATTGATGGACAAACTTACCAAATAACAGGAAGTGGAAATTACAGAATAATGGATCAAGGAGGAAGACGTTTAAACGTTACATTAAATCAAGGAGTTCTTGATGGAGTGTATGAAGAATATTATGCAAATGGAAATCTTTATACAACAGGTAGATATGTAAACGGTAAAAAAGAAGTAGAATGGACTGTTTATTCTGAAAATGGAAGAGTTTGGAAAAAATATCAATACAAAAACGATAATTTGAATGGTAGATATGTTTCATATTATGGAAATACAGGAATGCAAGAGATTGTTGGAGATTATTTAGATGGAAAAGCAACAGGAACATGGACTTATTATTTCCAAAATGGTTCAATAGAAAAAAGAGAAAATTATGTAGATGGTAAGAAAAATGGGCTATTTACAGAATGGTACTCAAATGGAAATAAAAAATCAGAAATAAATTATGTAGATGGTGAAGTAAATGGGAAAGTAACTGTTTATTACTCAAATGGTAGAGTTTTCTATGAAGGGAATTTACAAGGAAGCAGTGGTTCTATAAAAGGTTATTATACTGATGGATCGCTTGGATTTTCTGGAAATTTAATAAATAGAAAAAGAACAGGAACATGGACTTATTACACTAAATCAGGTTCTTCAAGAACTGTAAATTATTAG
- a CDS encoding Glu/Leu/Phe/Val dehydrogenase → MSLETLNPFEIAQKQIKSACDKLNTDPAVYEILKNPMKVLEVSFPVKLDDGTIKTFTGYRSQHNNAVGPFKGGLRFHPAVTKDEVKALSTWMTFKCSVAGIPYGGGKGGMAIDPKKYSKGELERISRGFAEAISPLIGEKVDIPAPDVNTNGQIMSWMVDSYEKIVGHSAKGVFTGKPLEFGGSLARTEATGYGVHLAAKKALDKLNIDVKGATYAVQGFGNVGYYTAYYAYKDGAKIVAFSNTDVAIYNENGIDMEAVIKDYEENGRIVENKGYGKDFTNEELLELEVDVLAPCALENQITSENADRIKAKVITEGANGPTTPEADEILYKKGIVVIPDILANAGGVVVSYFEWVQNLQGYYWSFDEVQEKEDTVLSNAFEDVWSIADEFKVDLRNAAYMSSIRRIEKAMKFRGWY, encoded by the coding sequence ATGTCATTAGAAACATTAAATCCATTTGAAATCGCTCAAAAACAAATAAAATCTGCTTGCGATAAATTAAACACAGATCCAGCTGTGTACGAAATTTTAAAAAATCCTATGAAAGTGTTGGAAGTATCATTCCCTGTAAAATTAGATGATGGGACAATTAAAACATTTACAGGATACAGATCTCAACATAATAATGCGGTAGGTCCATTTAAAGGTGGTTTGAGATTTCATCCAGCAGTTACAAAAGATGAAGTTAAGGCCCTATCAACTTGGATGACTTTCAAATGTTCAGTTGCAGGAATTCCATACGGTGGTGGAAAAGGTGGTATGGCAATCGATCCTAAAAAATATTCAAAAGGTGAATTAGAAAGAATTTCTAGAGGTTTTGCTGAAGCAATTTCACCATTAATTGGAGAAAAAGTTGATATTCCAGCTCCAGATGTTAACACTAATGGGCAAATCATGTCTTGGATGGTTGACAGTTATGAAAAAATTGTTGGACATTCAGCAAAAGGAGTATTTACTGGAAAACCTTTAGAATTTGGAGGTTCTTTAGCTAGAACTGAAGCTACTGGATATGGAGTTCACTTAGCTGCTAAAAAAGCATTAGATAAATTAAATATTGATGTTAAAGGAGCTACTTATGCAGTTCAAGGATTTGGAAATGTTGGTTATTACACTGCTTATTACGCTTACAAAGACGGTGCAAAAATTGTAGCTTTCTCAAATACAGATGTTGCAATTTATAACGAAAATGGTATCGATATGGAAGCTGTTATTAAAGATTATGAGGAAAACGGACGTATCGTTGAAAACAAAGGTTACGGAAAAGATTTTACAAATGAGGAATTATTGGAACTTGAAGTAGATGTATTAGCACCATGTGCTTTGGAAAATCAAATAACTTCAGAAAATGCTGACAGAATCAAAGCAAAAGTTATTACAGAAGGAGCAAACGGTCCAACAACACCTGAAGCTGACGAAATTTTATACAAAAAAGGAATTGTTGTAATTCCTGATATCTTGGCAAATGCTGGTGGAGTTGTAGTTTCTTACTTTGAATGGGTTCAAAACTTACAAGGTTACTACTGGTCATTTGACGAAGTTCAAGAAAAAGAAGATACAGTTTTATCAAATGCTTTTGAAGATGTTTGGTCAATTGCTGATGAATTTAAAGTAGATTTAAGAAATGCTGCATACATGTCAAGTATTAGAAGAATCGAAAAAGCTATGAAATTCAGAGGTTGGTATTAA
- a CDS encoding YciI family protein, whose product MKKMFVVISTYLKSLEEINEKRGDHLAFINNYVLAGKFIMLGRKNPVDGAVIIAHNVTREELEDIFKNDPYFVNGLAKYDITEFSPASYAIGIEEAIEKL is encoded by the coding sequence ATGAAAAAAATGTTTGTTGTGATTTCGACTTACTTAAAATCTTTAGAAGAAATTAATGAAAAAAGAGGGGATCATTTAGCATTTATTAATAATTACGTTTTAGCTGGTAAATTTATTATGTTAGGACGTAAAAATCCTGTGGATGGAGCAGTTATCATCGCCCACAACGTTACAAGAGAGGAATTAGAAGATATCTTCAAAAACGACCCTTATTTTGTAAATGGTTTGGCTAAATATGATATCACTGAATTTTCACCTGCCTCATACGCAATTGGAATTGAAGAAGCAATCGAAAAATTATAA